From Acidianus brierleyi:
TTGCGATATGTGTATGATGGGTTATGAGACCCTCTGTAGAAATGGTGGAAGAATAGGTGTAAACACTACCGGTGGGTTTGCAGAATATGTTTCAATAGAAGAGAAATACGTATTTAAGTTACCAGAAAATTATAGTTGGGAATTAGGTTCTAGTATGACTGTTGCAGCTTTAACTGCATATCATGCATTAAAGGAAGCTCAATTAAGGCTATCAGATACTCTGGTGGTTTTCGGAGCATCTGGAAATACTGGAATGTTCCTAGTTCAATTAGGGAAGAAATTCGGAGCTAAAGTAATAGCAGTAAGCAGGAAACAATGGCTTACAGACTTTGGAGCGGATATGATAGTAGGATATGAAGATGTTTACGAGAAGGTTAAGGATTTTACGAATGGAAAAATGGCAGACGTTATTATAAATTCTTTAGGTAAAGAATTTTGGGACAAAAGTTTCTCAGTAGTAGGAGTTAAGGGTAAAATAGTGACTTTTGGCACACTTACTGGAGCAGAAATCAAATTGAATTTAAACCAACTCTATAATAAACATATAAGTATCTTGGGCACTAATAGAGGAAACAGAAAAGATTTCTTAGAGCTTTTGGATGTTTGTAGAGACTGTAAGGTTAGAACATGGAAGAAATATAGCCTTGAGAACGGTATAGAAGCGTTAAATTCGTTGTCTGCCAATGATAGGGATGGTAGAATATTTATAGTGGTATAAAAAGATAATATCTTTTTCACTTTAATATTCACCTTCTAATAAAATAGAAATAGAGGTATATACCAAGATTTATTAAATAAGAAAATAAAATGAAAATATGATAAAAGAACATCGTCCTATAAATACAAGGAAGGTCTACATATATAGATGATATAGAACCTAGGAATATCAATTGTAACATTTAACGAAATAGTTAACTTCTCCAAGAGAGGGAATTAGGATAAACGTAAAAGGCGACGAAGTATATTATTATTTTCCTCTATTTCGGACTGTGGAGTACCTTCGCCAATTGAATCTCCACGGTATGCCGTTACAGATACTGTTGAGTATGTATCGAATTTACTATCAGGAAGTAGAGGAATAGGAGAAGCAGGAACTACTGACGCTTTATCAGATTTATAGCTTTAGAAAAATGTACCAAGAAAAATTATATGCTACTCCAATTAGACCTTGGTTTATAATATAAAAACATTTTTTCTAAATTATTAAAATAGATAAAGAGTTTATATATTATTTAATCTTTTTGCTTATGAATCTGACTAATATAAACTTAAACTAAATTTTATAATAAAAATATTTATTTAATTAATATGTATCATGTATCTATGGACTCTAATTGGTTTTCAATTTCACAAGAAAAAAGGACTGCAATAAAATATATTTCAGAAAATTTTTATCCAGCAAAATACATGAACAGATGGAGAGATTTCAAAGAAATTTCTTATAAATTATCAGAAATTGTTAAACTATATTCTTCTACACAAATAACTGAAGAAATAGAGCATTTTGAATTCTTTAAGCAATATTTTAATGAAGACACACTGGACTTACCGCTACCAGAATCTTACATCAAATGGTTTGATTCCATGCTTCTAGCGTTTAGGCACGGAAATATAGATGAAATAGCTTCACGTTTTCATATGATAACTGAAGGAATTTTAGCTACTGTAGGTTTAAAAATACTAAACGAAACGTCTATGGAATTACCAGAATTTAACTTTAATATAAAGAAAATAATAGAAGATGAGGCAAGACATATAAATTTTGGTTTTCAAATTATCATGAATCCAAATTATGCTGTAAATAGAATAGAAGAATTATATCCTTATGCTGAAGATATAATAAAGGATGGTATGAAATATTTAGAACCAATAGGATATTCTTGGTATGATTTACGTAAGCTTATGTTAGAATTGAAAGAAGCTAGGATAAACAAGTTAAAAAAGAAAATAATGTCTGCTAATTGAAATAAGTCATAAAACTCTTACAATATATTAAATTACGTTTGAACTTTCCTTTATATTAATATTATAATAAAATTTCTTATAAATATTAAATAATAAAATTTAATAGAAGGAGATTATAATTTATTGATTAGACTAAATACATTTATATTTATGCATTCATCATCTTGCAATTCACAGCTCTATTGTAGATTGAAATAATAGATTATGTAAGAGATATATTCAATTAAATTATTATACAAACAAAAACGTATTCAAGGACTTAGATTGAAACATTTTCTTTCAAATTATAAAAACAAAGTGAATTAACAAAGATAATCTGAATAGCCCATGTTTGTTAAGTAAGATTGATAATTATTGTAGCAAAATAATCTCTATTAAGATATTTAATTGAAAGAGTTATTATTCTATGAAACAATCACATATCATTTTGCGTATGAAACAAAAGTATAAATAGTATAATGATACTAACTGCTATAATTCCTAAAGTACCAGAAAAGTAAAACGCATATGACGGTTTTATTTCGAATAATATACCTATAACTATATTATAGAATATCTGAAATATATTAGTAAAAGTACTAATTAATGCAATTTGTGATCCACGAATTTCTGATCTAGTAACACTCTTACTAATATTCACACCCATTATATTTTGCATAGCAACAAGTAATGTCCAAAAATAAAATAATATAAATGTAATATAAATATTGTATACTAACGGAATAAGGAAAAATATGAATGATTCAGAAAATAATATAAGTGATAAGTTCTTAAAACTACTATAATTACTTAGAATAATTGAAAATAGTAGTGGTAAAAAGGCCATTATTATCGCGTATGTTGAATATATGACGCCAATCAATGTTAATGGTATTGATAGATATTTAACGAAATAAATTGTCACATAAAATACCTCTAGATTTAATCCTGAACTGAGTATAGAAGTTAAAATGTATAACAATAGAGTTTTATCTCTAATATGTTTAAAACTTAATTGCATTATTTTTCCTACTTTATAATTTTTGTTTTCTCCTTTAGGTAATTTAAGAAATCTTATCAAACTACTGATTCCAAATAATATTGAAATGAACACAAATAACAAAAGTGAAACACCGAAATACTGTAACAAAAAACCACCAGTTAAAATTCCTATAGATGCTAGGATGCTAGTTATAAGAGAAAATACACCAAAAGCTTTTCCAGCATCCCTATAATCAAGTATAAATTTATGGATACCTAGAGAATTAATCATTCTCACTATGGACTCAAAAATTATAAATGAAATTATAAAAAATACAGCGATACGCGTTCCCATTATAAGAAACAGAGGAACAGCAATTAATGCAGAGATAACAAGGGCATTTCTACTACCTATTTTATCAACTATAATGCCTAAAGGAAGATTTAAAATAACATATACAAAATTCGTTATACTATATATTGTACCAATAATAAATATATTAATATTAAAGAAAGTCATAATAATAGGAAAATAATACGCTAATAATGAATATGCAAAAGTAGAAATGCCAGAAGATAAAGAAAAATAAAATAATATTTTATCCCTTATAAGATAATAAATCTCCTTTAGCATAATTTTTCACTATAGGACACAAAGGATCTGGAGCTAGCAAGTCGTGACCTAATATATACGCGTTAAATCTGAAACCTCCTTTACAGATATTTTTAACAGTACAACTCTTACATGGTTCTTTAAGAAACGATAGTGTTCTTATAGCATTAAGCAATCTGTTGTTAGACCAAATTTCAATTAATGAGTGCGTCTTTAGATTACCTAGCTTTGCCAGAGGAATAGAAGTTGCTTCGGACCCAGGATAAACATCTCCATTCGGCGAAACGATTAGACCTATTTCACCCCAATTTGTAGGAATTGGTATCCTAGAATATAGAATATCAGTATCCACATAATTTTGTATAAAGTCTTCTCCATAGATTGATCTAAGTCTATTCAATTTGTCATGAATTTTTTTCTCGTCATTAGAATCTGGTACTACATACTTTTGATTAATATATCCGTGACCTACTTTTATAACAGGATTAATTTCTATCCAGTCTAAATTTGCTTTATATGCTAGATCCACAACTTCTTCTAAGTGGTCGAGATAATATTTAGTTAACACTATATTACCTCCAACAAGCTTTACTCCAAAATACTTAAATTTCTTAGCAATATTTGTTTTGTTTAATATTTCATTTTTAATATTCATGTCCAAAACTGATAGATCAGATAAATGCTTATGTGATGTGAGATTTATTCTAACTCTATCTAAACCACTTTCTACTAATTTTTTAATTCTATTATCAGAAACTGGTTCTCCACTAGTTAATAGTAAATATCTTAATTTTTGTCTTGAAATATAGGATAAGATTTCTTCTAAATCAGTTCTTAGCAGAGCTTCTCCTCCAGTAATTACAATATCCATAGCCCCTTCATAACTTTTATCCATATTTTTAATTTGATCAATTATTAATAACCATTCATTTACGTCTAATTCCTTTATTTCTATTGTAGATCTGAACTTTGGTTTTTCATTTGCTATATAAAAATTCCCTTCTTTAGGCGGATTATGGCAGTAAAAACATTGTTGACTGCATCTATAAGTTAGCTCCAATTCTATAAAAAAAGGTTTAGAGTTAATCACTTTAGTTCATCCTCTTTTTTAGAGTATTACCAACTCGTCATATAGTAACTAGGTGCATGAACTGTATAGTACATCGTATACTTTCTCTTTTGTATCTTTATCTCATTTTCAAACTTTTTTATTACATATTCTTCGTCTATTTCCATTCTTTACACCCCCTATTATCTAATATCTTTTGAACAGCTTTTTTTAACTCTCAATAATTGAGAAAACTTTTTAAATATGCCATAATTATTAAACTGTCATATTTTAACGTTTTTTAGACATTACCTACCGAATAAAGTAATATATACATTTATTTAATATACTCAGTAGTACTTCAAAGTACAACGACATCCCTTAAATTACACAAATACTTTATATATGTTAAGGAAAAGATATTGCCCTTTAAAGCCTCAGAAAGTACAAAAGTATTTTATTAAAATGGTTAATGCTTATATCATTCCTCCACATAACTAAAAATTGATCTCGTATCAAAAACAATGAAAGATTATTTAAAAACAAATACAAACATATTATGGTGATGAGTATTAATTAGGGGGTTATACCCAGGTAGATTTCAGCCATTTCATTACGGGCATCTGAGTGTAGTAAAATGGGCACTTGAGAAGGTTGACGAATTAATAATACTTATTGGAAGCGCTCAGGAAAGCCATACTTTAACTAATCCTTTTACTGCAGGTGAAAGAATTGAAATGATAAAAAATACATTATCAGAATACGATATACCGTCTAATAGGTTCTACATTATTCCTTTACCAGATATTTCAATGAACAGTATATGGGCCTATCATGTAAAATCATATGTTCCTAGATTTCATAAAGTTATAGGAAGGAATCCCCTAGTAATTAGACTATTTAAGGAGGCTGGAGTAGAAACTGAAAATCCTCCTGAATTTGATAGGATTAATTATAACTCCACATACATTAGAAAATTAATTATTGAAAATGATAGTAGATGGAAGAAGCTAGTGCCAAAGAGTGTAATTGAGGTCATAGAAGAAATTAAAGGAGATAAAAGACTCAGAGAAATTGTAGGTTAAAAAGCAATTTTGAAAAATAAAAATCATATATCAATTTTTAACTCTTGTTTTACCTTTTTCCAATCTATAGCCGATGAGATTGATTGGTATTCTATGAATTTTCCCTCATTACTTTTCCATTTATCAAAATTTTTCATTGCTGTAGAATGAGGTAAAGTACTAATGAAATCATGCATAGAATCTCTACTTTCCCAAACAGATACGGTAACATAATAAGATCTAGTGAAGTTAGCATATAATCCAAATGAAACTACTGGACTGTTCATTAATTTATTAATGATTTTTCCTGTTAATAATAGAAATTGAATAGTATATCGTCTTCTTAGAGGTAAATATGTAATCACTATTATGAACTCCTTTAAGTTAGAATTTTTAAGATATTTTTCATATTTCAAATTGCTCATGTAATTATTGATCATATGCTTATAAATGTCTACAATACTCTTACGTAACTATTAGTTATTTTAAATCGTTCTAATTCCCTTAACGCTTATATAGGAAGTACCTGTATACAAAGGCCAAATGAGACTTTTGTTAGATAATTACGAAACTTGGAATGAGTAAGTTACTTACTAGGGAGTAAGTAAAACGTTATTTAATCCTGAACAGAAAGATAATTTGAAAGATATTTTAGCAGAGAAACTGAAATCTCATCATTTCAAAATCACTAATTCAGTATTCTATTTTTATTGCGTTTTATTATCGTTAATCTGTTATTAATATAATCGATTTTCTCTATATAATCGTGTCCATATCTTAAAAATAAATATATTATAATTATACAATAAAAATATTAAATTGGAGACGGAGAAGAAACCCCTTCAATCTTTTTCATATATTCTTTATACATACATCTATCTTGAATAACAATTAATCCAGCCTTTCTTGCCTTTTCAGCAGCTTCGTCATTTCTTATTCCCTCTTGTAGCCATATTACTTTTACGTCTCCTTTTTGTTTTACCCTTTCTAAAACTTCATCTACTATTTTAGGAACTTCTGATGACGGTCTAAAAACTTCTACAACTTCAATTTTTTCAGGAACATCTAATATGGATTTATAGCTTTTTCTTCCTAAAATTTCATTAACTGTAGGATTTACTGGAATTACGTTATATCCTTTTGAAATTAGAAATTTAGGTACTTGATGCGAAGGTTTAGAAGGATCTTTAGAAAATCCTATTGTAGCTATATTCTTATATCCCTTAAGAACATTTAATATCTCATTTTCTTCGTTATCCATAATTATACTTTAATACCTATCTTTTTAAATCTATTTGCCTTATGTAACATAAAATTTAATATTAATATTATTAATTTATCAAATATTTTAAAAGGAGATTGATTAGTTAATAACAAGCATCACGGATATAAAACTTCCTTAAATCTTCAGTGGCCATATTTTAGATTCTTCCAATTTTTTATTTCCAGTATATCCACAAATTCCAACTCTCGGAGAATTAGGTATGTATTTATCCGAAGTACTGTATCTGGTTAAAGGATTATCATTTCTACCTAAAATATAGATGTATTTGTCCTTTATCTTTACACTGCTAATAACTTCTAGTTTAAGTTCAGTACTATTCCCATAATCGTACGTGTACTCGAAATAGAGACCCTTATTCAATATTTCTGAGAGTTTTGTCTTCATAGATTTCTTGCCGTCGTAATCTACAACAAAATCTGAAGGATATGTGATTTCATTTATTCTGAATTCGCTAGCGTGACCACAACAATCTACCCAAATATCTCTTATGAATTTATCTAAATCTTCTAAAGTATAATCTAAAGGAACTGCAACGTAAAGCCAATAATAAGCAGAATATTTATCCTTAATTTTTATAAGGTACGCGTCTATTTCTCCTTTTAGAACATCATTAACTTTACTGCATTTTGAGAAATGCTTAACGGCCATCGAAGTACTTATTTTAGTATTACAGAATATGCATTTTCCCCATGTAGATAGCATATTGTAATTATATATTTTCCATATTTATTCCTTGTCCATCTACAAGCTAGCTGCCACTAGTATTTTCCTAAATAGGAAGTACTAGTGATGATACGTCATAAGCTTATTAGTTAAATGTATGCTATTAATTTAAATAATGTCTAACATTAATCTTCTATCTGCAGCCGATTTATTAGTTAAGGAAGCTGATGAATTGCTTGAAAAGGGGACGTAGTGCAAGCGCCAGAAAAGTACTATAAGGCAGAAGAGGCAGTAAAACTGATGGTTAAGTTGTTAAACCTGAATGACATACTACAAAAAGTAAAGAAAGAAGATTATTGGGGTTTAGGAATTTTACATGATGCTGTAATTCAAATATCTCAAAAATTAGGTAATGAGAAAGTAATTGAACTTTGGAAGTCAGCTATAGCAATATTCACTGCTAACTTATCTAAAGATATCCTTAGTGTAGAAGCAGAAAAAGTGAAGGAACTTGTCGAACTCTCAGATAAGATCGCTAATCTTAAATTGGATTAAGGAAGCTGATGCTTAGTGGGCTACTTCAATTTTTATCAGAAATAACGTTCAACTTACTTTTAATCAAACGCTAGATTTAGAATTTATCTTGATCTAGTTCAAAACATAGTGAACTACTCCGCCCTAACGGACGTGGCTTCCTGCTTCAAAGCCGAGGCTTGCCAAAGGTAGAGGTCTCAGCTCCACAGGCACTAAGGGTCGTTCCGACCCCGATCTTCTTAGGATGTTGAGGGAAGCATTATAATCACGATCAGCGACCCAACCGCACTTGGGACAGACAAACACACGATCAGCCAAAGTTAAGTCCTTCTTAACATGTCCGCACCTAGCACAAGTCATTGAAGTAAAAGCAGGATCCACTAGAGTGAGTTTCTTACCGTACTTCCCAAGTTGATATCTCATGACACTCCTAAGCTCATGAATAGCAACATCGTGTAACCTCATCCTCAGCCTTCGAAGAGACTTACCAACAAGTTGCTTAACGCGAATGTCCTCCATTACGAGAACATCATAATGCTCAGCAAAATACTTACCAAGTTTCATGTACATGTCCTTCCTAAGGTTCTTCAAGTGTTCGTGAGCCCTCGCTAGACGAATCTTTGCCTTAAACCAGTTGCGTGACAAGAACTTCTTCCGTGAGAGAGCTTTATGAAGCCTCTTCATCTTATTGAGTGCCTTCTCATAAGGCCTCTGGTTGGGGACATATTCCCCGTCAGAGGTAGTGAGAAGTTTCTCTACGCCAACGTCCACAGCAACTACTTTGTTTGTCTTGGGGAGTTGAGGATACTCTTGATCCACAACGAAAGTAATGTAAACTCTCCCTGATGATGTTAACTTGATTACTACCCTCTTTACCTTGTCTAGCGGGAAGTCCCTATGGACAACGACGTTGAAGATCCCTAGGTTTGACAGCTGAAGCGTTATTACCTTCTTCTTGTTCTTCTTGCTTTTCGTCCTTATTTCTCTCACCTTCAGGACTTTCCAACCTGACTGAGGGTATACTAGTGAGTACCACTTGTGTGCTTTCTTTTCCTTTGGGTAACGTGCTAACCCATAGAAGAACCTCTGTCTAGCGTCGTAGAATCTGTCTGCAATCTGCTGCAGTGTTTGGGAATATAGATGTTGATATTGTTCATCCTGTTTTCTCAGATCGAGAGCTAGTTGCCTCAACTCCGTCTTAGTGAGTCCTTTTCCATCTCTTTCATGAAAATAGATGTCTGTCCAACGTAGGGTGTTGTATACTTCTGACGCTAACCTCAACTGGGCTTTTAACGCCCTCAATGTTTGTTCGTCAGTGTATGCTCTAAAGCGTAACCCTACGTCGGACATTAATAGGGTATTTGAAAAAGAAGTATATAAGCTTTACAAAGGGGGCTCCTACGGTGATTTTCACGAACAACACTCCTAAACAAGAAGACAAGCTTTACAAGAGTAAAACTTTTATAAAGAGAACAAGAAAATAACACAAGCCGAAAGTGAACATGGGGATAAAACCCCGTTGGATAGGCTGGCTATACGTCCCCGCGATCTAACATGTGGGACAACATCCCGAGTAGGAGCGTGCAAAAATTTAAGGGGACGTTCTCATAGTTAGTTCGCACTATCTCCTAACAAAATTAACAATACAACGCGTATTATAGAAAAATTCAAGAATCAGAAAAAGAGTATTACACATACAAAGTGAAGATCCTAAAGTTAACCTCTATCGAGTGGTTTCCTCGGCTCTTCAAGCTATCGCCTAGCCATGTTAGAGGCAAAGCATGTGGAGCCTATCCATCTCCACCCTTACGGATGGAGTCTTCCGCCCCCTTTGAACCCCTTGTTAAGATAAAATTCAACAGTCCACAAAGCACTTGAAAATGAATTATAATGAAAATTCTAAAATTAAGAAGAATTTATTATCATCAATTTCTGAAAATGGTAAATTTTATCTGAAAAATTGATAATCTTCTAGGCAATTCTTTATCTTACAATAAATCAGCAATATGAACTACTTTGCTGTATCTCATCATAGCCAAACTACATGATGGATTGGTTGAGATAACTGTATTTGCACCACTTTCCTTAACCTTCTCCTCTTTTACCTTCATTATTTTATCCGAAAGTTCTCCTTGAAAGACAAAATACGATCCCCCTGCACCGCATTCAAAAGAAGGATCTTCCATTTCCTTTATTTTTATGCCCATTCTATTTAATACTTCTCTATTATATTTTGTTATTCCTATAAGATTTGCGTGGCATGGATCATGAACAGTAACTTCTGAATTTATTTTAGGTAAAGGCATGTTATACTTTACAAGGAACTCTGAAAAATCGTATACGTTAATTCCCATCTCTTTCATGTGAGCAGTACAATTTGACGATAATGAAACTACTATTTTCCCTTTAAATTCTTCTTTTAATTTCTGAGCTATTTGTAAAGCTCTGTCTTTCTCTCCTTCTGCATAGTGAGGAAGACCGCAACATCCATTATAAATGCTTACTGTGAAATACTTTTTAAGATAATTGAACGCCTTCTCTACGGTTTTTCTAAAAACAACTGAAGTAATACATCCTGGGAAGAGTATAATTTGAGCGTTTTTATCGTTACTAATAAGTGGAGGAAAAGATTCTGGAATAAACTTTGATATTCTATACATTATCCCTTTATTTGAATGTTTAGCAATTTTTAGCGAGGTATATAAAAGATTCGAGTTTTCTAATATTCTATGAATTGTTTTCTTAAGGAAATCTGCTTTTCTCACTGAGGATATGGACTCACCGTATTCGACACCGCTAGGGCATGCAGCTTCACATCTCCTGCAGAATACGCAAGTCTCTATTCCCTCACTGGGTATTCCTAATTTAACTGCCAATATTCTTCCTCTCGGTGAATGAATTTCGGATCTTGTTATAACGTAAGTTGGACATGCTTCTAAGCAAAAGCCGCAATGAACGCACTTCTCTAATCCCATTCCCATAACCACTTTACAACTTGATTTTCAGGGGCGCATTTATTTTTTATTATTGACTTACATGGATTTAAAAGTCCTTTTGGATCAAAAGTTTTCCTGAGTCTATCCATAACTTCCATATCTGTTTCCGAGTAATATTTTTCTAGAAATTTGACTTTTTCAGTTCCTATCCCATGTTCACCAGAAGGTACTCCACCCATAAGTATGGCAAGCTCAGTTATTTCACTGCCAGCTTGAATTGCCCTTCTTAAACTATCTTTATCCTCTGGATCGTAAGGTATTAAAGGATGTAAGTTACCATCTCCAGCATGAAATACGTTTGCTATCATCACTCCCTTTTCTTTAGAAATTTTTCCAACTTTATTCATTATTTCCGGTAAGTCCTTTCTAGGTACATTACAATCTAACGTCAAGTAAGCTGGCGAAATAACTCCCATGGCTGGAAATGCTCCCTTCCTAGCATTCCAATATTTTCCATCGTCTTCAGGAGTCATGTATTCTCCCTCCAGATTTTTGATTACTGAAATAATTTTCTCATATTCTTCTTTAACGTCGTCCTCATTTCCGTCTAATTCAATTAATAAAACATTAGATATAGGTAATCCAGCCTTGTATTTACTCTTTTCTACAACTTCAACAGAATATTTATCCATCATTTCTAAAGCTGAAGGAATTACCCCAGACTTGAAAATGTTTATTACCGCTTCTGACGCATCTTCTACTGTTGAGAATATTCCTATAATTGTTTTCCTGGCTTTAGGTTTCGGAAATAATTTTAATCTAGCTCTTAGTACAGCACCTAAAGTTCCCTCAGCTCCTATAAATATTGACGTTGGATTAAAAAATGGCGAAGAATTGAAGTATTCCACTTTTCCATTGGGCAAAATAACTTTTACAGATACTACACTATTAAACGTTGGGCCGTACTTTATTACATGAATACCTCCAGAATCATGAGAAATGTTACCTCCTATAGATGATACAATGTAACTTGATGGGTCTGGTGCATAAAATAGATCTTGAGGAGAATTTCTTGTTACCATTATATTTGCAATCCCTGGTCCAACTTCTATCTCTAATCCTTGAATTCCATAAACTTTGTTTAGTCTAGACATAGATATAACTACTTCACCATTCAGAGGAATTGTAGCACCACTAAGGCTAGTCCCAGAACCTCTAACTATGAATTTTCGCTCTTTAGAAATAAGTAATCTAAATACTTCGATGGCTTCTTCCTCATTGCCTGGGAGAACAACCATTGACGGGTTTCCTGAAACTGCAGTAAAACCATCAAAGGAATAAAGGATTTTTTCGTTGTCAGTAATTACCCAACGATCTCCAACTATTTTTCTTAGTTCATCTTCCATAATTTATATAGAGAAAAAGAATAAATAAGAATTTCTTTAGAACTTACTTCCTTCTACTATTATTTCTTTATTTAGAGATATATTATTAAAGGAATATTTGCTTTTGGTAAAAACTCTACTGATAGTAGGTTATGCATTAAGGAACATAGGAGGAAATGTATCTTCTCCTTTCAAATTCTTCTGCTGGGATTACGAGAAAGCAACAACTTAATAAGTTACTTTCAATTAAGTTTAAATTTATAGTTCTCTTTAATGCAGATATAATCTTTTTTTACTAGTCCTATAAGACTAGTCTTATGAGACTATATATTAAGAGACGAGAAGAAAATAAGGAACATAAAGAACTGGACTTTAATTTATGGTAGAAGGAAAACTGGGAAAAGTACTTTAGTAAAGAAGAACTTACGAATGGATTATTATGTTTTGATTGGAGATTCAAATAATGCTATAACCATAGATGATAAACTGAAGGAAAATCTTAAACTACAATGTCATTATTA
This genomic window contains:
- a CDS encoding alcohol dehydrogenase catalytic domain-containing protein, which gives rise to MYALVFNKNGMENLKYTEYKDPSVNDNEVLIKVRIAGVNLVDYFTVVSMNVNPIPHIPGVEFAGEVIKTGKNVKSVKEGDKVTIYGRIFDGNCDMCMMGYETLCRNGGRIGVNTTGGFAEYVSIEEKYVFKLPENYSWELGSSMTVAALTAYHALKEAQLRLSDTLVVFGASGNTGMFLVQLGKKFGAKVIAVSRKQWLTDFGADMIVGYEDVYEKVKDFTNGKMADVIINSLGKEFWDKSFSVVGVKGKIVTFGTLTGAEIKLNLNQLYNKHISILGTNRGNRKDFLELLDVCRDCKVRTWKKYSLENGIEALNSLSANDRDGRIFIVV
- a CDS encoding MFS transporter, encoding MLKEIYYLIRDKILFYFSLSSGISTFAYSLLAYYFPIIMTFFNINIFIIGTIYSITNFVYVILNLPLGIIVDKIGSRNALVISALIAVPLFLIMGTRIAVFFIISFIIFESIVRMINSLGIHKFILDYRDAGKAFGVFSLITSILASIGILTGGFLLQYFGVSLLLFVFISILFGISSLIRFLKLPKGENKNYKVGKIMQLSFKHIRDKTLLLYILTSILSSGLNLEVFYVTIYFVKYLSIPLTLIGVIYSTYAIIMAFLPLLFSIILSNYSSFKNLSLILFSESFIFFLIPLVYNIYITFILFYFWTLLVAMQNIMGVNISKSVTRSEIRGSQIALISTFTNIFQIFYNIVIGILFEIKPSYAFYFSGTLGIIAVSIIILFILLFHTQNDM
- a CDS encoding radical SAM/SPASM domain-containing protein; translation: MINSKPFFIELELTYRCSQQCFYCHNPPKEGNFYIANEKPKFRSTIEIKELDVNEWLLIIDQIKNMDKSYEGAMDIVITGGEALLRTDLEEILSYISRQKLRYLLLTSGEPVSDNRIKKLVESGLDRVRINLTSHKHLSDLSVLDMNIKNEILNKTNIAKKFKYFGVKLVGGNIVLTKYYLDHLEEVVDLAYKANLDWIEINPVIKVGHGYINQKYVVPDSNDEKKIHDKLNRLRSIYGEDFIQNYVDTDILYSRIPIPTNWGEIGLIVSPNGDVYPGSEATSIPLAKLGNLKTHSLIEIWSNNRLLNAIRTLSFLKEPCKSCTVKNICKGGFRFNAYILGHDLLAPDPLCPIVKNYAKGDLLSYKG
- a CDS encoding nicotinamide-nucleotide adenylyltransferase; translated protein: MRGLYPGRFQPFHYGHLSVVKWALEKVDELIILIGSAQESHTLTNPFTAGERIEMIKNTLSEYDIPSNRFYIIPLPDISMNSIWAYHVKSYVPRFHKVIGRNPLVIRLFKEAGVETENPPEFDRINYNSTYIRKLIIENDSRWKKLVPKSVIEVIEEIKGDKRLREIVG
- a CDS encoding CoA-binding protein, whose protein sequence is MDNEENEILNVLKGYKNIATIGFSKDPSKPSHQVPKFLISKGYNVIPVNPTVNEILGRKSYKSILDVPEKIEVVEVFRPSSEVPKIVDEVLERVKQKGDVKVIWLQEGIRNDEAAEKARKAGLIVIQDRCMYKEYMKKIEGVSSPSPI
- a CDS encoding IS1096 element passenger TnpR family protein, which produces MLSTWGKCIFCNTKISTSMAVKHFSKCSKVNDVLKGEIDAYLIKIKDKYSAYYWLYVAVPLDYTLEDLDKFIRDIWVDCCGHASEFRINEITYPSDFVVDYDGKKSMKTKLSEILNKGLYFEYTYDYGNSTELKLEVISSVKIKDKYIYILGRNDNPLTRYSTSDKYIPNSPRVGICGYTGNKKLEESKIWPLKI
- a CDS encoding PaREP1 family protein — protein: MQAPEKYYKAEEAVKLMVKLLNLNDILQKVKKEDYWGLGILHDAVIQISQKLGNEKVIELWKSAIAIFTANLSKDILSVEAEKVKELVELSDKIANLKLD
- a CDS encoding RNA-guided endonuclease InsQ/TnpB family protein; this encodes MSDVGLRFRAYTDEQTLRALKAQLRLASEVYNTLRWTDIYFHERDGKGLTKTELRQLALDLRKQDEQYQHLYSQTLQQIADRFYDARQRFFYGLARYPKEKKAHKWYSLVYPQSGWKVLKVREIRTKSKKNKKKVITLQLSNLGIFNVVVHRDFPLDKVKRVVIKLTSSGRVYITFVVDQEYPQLPKTNKVVAVDVGVEKLLTTSDGEYVPNQRPYEKALNKMKRLHKALSRKKFLSRNWFKAKIRLARAHEHLKNLRKDMYMKLGKYFAEHYDVLVMEDIRVKQLVGKSLRRLRMRLHDVAIHELRSVMRYQLGKYGKKLTLVDPAFTSMTCARCGHVKKDLTLADRVFVCPKCGWVADRDYNASLNILRRSGSERPLVPVELRPLPLASLGFEAGSHVR
- a CDS encoding (Fe-S)-binding protein, with amino-acid sequence MGLEKCVHCGFCLEACPTYVITRSEIHSPRGRILAVKLGIPSEGIETCVFCRRCEAACPSGVEYGESISSVRKADFLKKTIHRILENSNLLYTSLKIAKHSNKGIMYRISKFIPESFPPLISNDKNAQIILFPGCITSVVFRKTVEKAFNYLKKYFTVSIYNGCCGLPHYAEGEKDRALQIAQKLKEEFKGKIVVSLSSNCTAHMKEMGINVYDFSEFLVKYNMPLPKINSEVTVHDPCHANLIGITKYNREVLNRMGIKIKEMEDPSFECGAGGSYFVFQGELSDKIMKVKEEKVKESGANTVISTNPSCSLAMMRYSKVVHIADLL